A single window of Usitatibacter rugosus DNA harbors:
- a CDS encoding tRNA (cytidine(34)-2'-O)-methyltransferase — MFHVVLYQPEIPPNTGNVIRLCANTGARLHLVQPLGFTLEDKQLKRAGLDYHEMTNVQTHVDWAACRRALGEKRIFAASTRGEVAYADVRYEAGDAFVFGAETAGLPDAFLEEFDPARRLRLPMRPGNRSLNLSNAVAVVVFEAWRQLGFDGAA, encoded by the coding sequence GTGTTCCACGTCGTCCTGTACCAGCCCGAGATTCCGCCCAATACCGGCAATGTGATCCGCCTCTGCGCCAATACGGGCGCGCGCCTGCACCTGGTGCAGCCGCTCGGGTTCACGCTCGAGGACAAGCAACTGAAGCGCGCGGGCCTCGATTATCACGAGATGACGAACGTCCAGACGCACGTCGATTGGGCCGCGTGCCGCCGCGCCCTCGGCGAGAAGCGCATCTTCGCGGCGAGCACGCGCGGGGAAGTTGCGTATGCAGACGTGCGCTACGAAGCGGGCGACGCCTTCGTCTTCGGCGCGGAGACGGCGGGGCTTCCCGATGCGTTCCTCGAGGAATTCGATCCCGCGCGGCGATTGCGCCTGCCGATGCGGCCGGGCAATCGCAGCCTGAACCTCTCGAACGCGGTGGCGGTGGTGGTGTTCGAGGCCTGGCGCCAGCTCGGCTTCGACGGCGCGGCCTGA
- a CDS encoding SH3 domain-containing protein, with translation MASGRPIARLAFALAAFAAAGAGATEFRTIGEQPAVLYDAPSSKADRLFVASRHYPLEVLVKLDQWTKVRDVGGEVAWVENRLLGERRTALVTVPLADIRAAASAQSPLVFEAYKQVLLEVLEPPANEWVKVRHRDGQQGYIRVAHVWGL, from the coding sequence ATGGCCTCCGGGCGCCCGATCGCGCGGCTCGCCTTCGCCCTCGCGGCGTTCGCGGCCGCCGGCGCGGGCGCCACGGAGTTCCGCACCATCGGCGAGCAGCCCGCGGTCCTCTACGACGCACCGTCGTCGAAGGCCGACCGGCTCTTCGTCGCCAGCCGCCACTACCCGCTCGAGGTCCTGGTGAAGTTGGACCAGTGGACCAAGGTGCGCGACGTGGGCGGCGAGGTCGCGTGGGTCGAGAACCGGCTGCTGGGCGAGCGCCGCACGGCGCTTGTCACCGTGCCGCTCGCCGACATCCGCGCGGCCGCGTCGGCGCAATCGCCGCTCGTCTTCGAGGCGTACAAGCAGGTGCTCCTCGAGGTCCTCGAGCCGCCCGCGAACGAATGGGTCAAGGTTCGCCATCGCGACGGCCAGCAGGGCTACATCCGCGTGGCCCACGTCTGGGGCCTGTGA
- a CDS encoding NAD(P)H-dependent glycerol-3-phosphate dehydrogenase, which translates to MKIAILGAGAWGSALAASFSSRHSVCLWARDRADAESLASTRRSRYLPEIPLPDSIRVEASLESAIRDAQLIVVATATSGLRETLKAVSAFEVAPELAWACKGFERGTSRLPHEVVAEVLPRATHVGALSGPSFALEVARGQPTAIVFASKDAAFATATSAALNGERLRIYSSTDVAGVELGGAVKNVIAIAAGIADGLGLGRNARAALVTRGLAEIVRLGVALGGTRETFMGLTGLGDLVLTCTGDLSRNREVGVRLASGKTLEVILGELGHVAEGVQSAQPVRDLARARSIDMPITDAICAVLFEGRVPADAVRQLLARDPKAE; encoded by the coding sequence GTGAAGATCGCCATCCTCGGCGCCGGCGCCTGGGGATCGGCCCTTGCAGCTTCGTTCTCGTCGCGCCATTCGGTGTGCCTGTGGGCCCGCGATCGCGCCGATGCCGAGTCGCTCGCCAGCACGCGGCGCAGCCGCTACCTTCCCGAGATTCCGCTTCCGGATTCGATCCGCGTCGAGGCTTCGCTCGAGTCCGCGATCCGTGATGCGCAACTGATCGTCGTCGCCACGGCCACCTCGGGCCTGCGCGAGACGTTGAAGGCCGTGTCGGCCTTCGAGGTCGCGCCGGAGCTCGCGTGGGCGTGCAAGGGCTTCGAGCGCGGCACGAGCCGCCTGCCGCATGAGGTTGTCGCGGAGGTTCTTCCTCGGGCCACGCACGTCGGTGCGCTCTCGGGGCCGAGCTTCGCGCTCGAAGTCGCGCGCGGGCAACCCACGGCGATCGTGTTCGCCTCGAAGGACGCAGCCTTCGCCACGGCCACGTCCGCCGCGCTGAACGGCGAGCGCCTGCGCATCTACTCCAGCACCGACGTGGCCGGCGTCGAGCTGGGCGGCGCGGTGAAGAACGTGATCGCCATCGCGGCCGGCATTGCCGACGGCCTGGGCCTCGGACGCAACGCCCGCGCCGCGCTCGTCACGCGTGGCCTCGCGGAAATCGTGCGCCTCGGCGTGGCGCTCGGCGGAACGCGCGAGACGTTCATGGGGCTCACCGGGCTGGGCGACCTCGTGCTCACGTGCACCGGCGACCTCTCGCGCAATCGCGAAGTCGGCGTGCGGCTCGCAAGCGGGAAAACGCTGGAGGTCATCCTCGGCGAGCTGGGCCACGTCGCCGAGGGCGTGCAATCGGCGCAGCCCGTGCGCGACCTCGCTCGCGCCCGCTCGATCGACATGCCGATCACCGACGCCATCTGTGCCGTGCTCTTCGAGGGCCGCGTGCCCGCGGACGCGGTGCGGCAACTGCTCGCGCGCGACCCGAAGGCCGAGTAG